The genome window CCCACGCCCTCCCCCGCCATCACGAAAATCGAATGCAATTCTGCGCGGCTTTGGCGTACCAACAGTCCGGCATAGACGGCGCTTACCGTAGAAAACACCACCCATACGGAAAACAGGGCAAGGAGCTCGCCGGCCAGGGTCATTCCGAGAAATTTGTACATGCCTGCCGAGGCAAGCGTACCGGCGCACATGGCGATGGCGCCGCTCACAAGGGCCGCCGTGGCTATCTGATCAAAAAGAGACCGGTCCTCGCGGCAGCTCATGAGGAACTCGCGGGATCCTGCTTCGGATACCCGCGTCAAGAAAATCGCAACGGCCAAAGTCAATGTGTAGACGCCGAATTCGGCGGCAGAAAGCATCCGCGCGGCCAGGACGAAAACGGCTACCTGAGCCAGCTGTGCCGATATCCGCGATGCCACCGCGGCAAAGCCCATCACAGCCGCTTTCCTGGCAGTGACGCTTTCCGTATTCTTCTTAACGATCTGTTCCAGAACAGTATCCCCGATTTTGTCCAGACCCCGATGTCATCGGATCATTAGACGCGCTGACTAATTGATTTCATTTGTGATTTTGTCTCTGACCCATCAATGGTCACTCCATAATTGATACCAGATTGATGGCCCATATTCAGGAACTATCTCGCTAATCAATTAGATTAGGAGTCCTAGACGACCACCGCGTAAAGTGTGACATTCGAGTCGGGATCGTGCTCATCCACGATAATTCCTGCGCATGAAAAGCGCGTTCTAGGGGACTGAGTTTGCTAGACATCTGGGGGCGATATGTCGAAGCTTCGCGTTGCCGTTCTAGCGGCATCAATTGATCAACTACGGAATTGGGAACTCAAACTTCTCAATGACATTCTGATGGACAACCAGCTCGATCTTTGTGCTGTTGTCTTGACCGGGCCGTTCACTGCTCCAGCCGCACCACTGTTCAGCCGATTGCTCTACAATCTGGATAAACGCGTATTTGCCCGTCAGCCGGCCTATCCGGCGAAGCATGTTCTATCCCGGCTGCGAACCCGGCCGCTCGTCAACCTCCGCAACGGGGATGATTTATCGAGTTTAAACCTCGACGTCGTTGTCCGTCTTGCCGCTGAACCGCTTTCAAACGAATTGCTCAAAAGCGTCCGCTTTGGCGAATGGACTTTTAATTTCACGGAGACACAATCGCCCACCTTCGACTGGACCGGATTCTGGGAGGTCAAGGAAAAGGCGGCATTGACTATAACCGCTGTGAATATACGTCAGGCATCAGAAAGCGTATCCAAAACTCTTGCGACCGCCGCCTACAACACCAAATTCAGCGCTGCCCTGAACGGTGCGTTCGTCGAGGAAAAGTCCGTCATTCTCATGATGCGTGAATTGCGGCGGCTTGCGGATACGCGCGAGCTGAAACCACAGCGGCACGAACCGCTCAAAGCCAAAACAACGCTGCCGGGCATGTTTGACGCTACAGCATATATGTTCCGGCTGGCAGGCAATGTCCTGGGGAAAATCATGATCCAGGCCAGATCCAGGCTGGGATTGGATGCCAGAAGCTGGCGCGTCCATATTGGGAACGGCAGCGTCGAGAATTTTGTCCCCGGCCAGACCACTGAACTGAAGCTCGCCGAGGGAATGTGGGCCGCCGATCCTTTCCTGTTTCGCTGGAACAATGAGGACTATATTTTCTTCGAGTGCTTTCCGAATAATCGCCAGAATGCCTGGATCTCGGTCGCAAAACTGGCGGACAACAAGGTTGAACTGCTCGGCACCTGTCTGCGCACCAGCTATCATCTGTCTTATCCGTTCATTTTCAACGATGGCGGCGACATCTTCATGATACCCGAAACACACCAGACCAATCGGGTTGAGGTATGGCGTTGCACGCAGTTCCCTTTGCGATGGGAACTCTATGCAACCACGCTGGAAGGACAGAGCCCCGCCGACACCATCATGTTTCGCACCGATGGACAATGGTGGCTGCTTACGTCGCTCTCGGATCATTATGCCTATATGGATCACTGCAGCGAGCTCTATGCCTTCGCTGTCGACGGCCCTGCATTGCGCTCAGTCGTGCCACACAAACGCAATCCGGTGATTATTGGCAGCGACGTCGCCAGAAACGCCGGGCGCGTTCATGTTGTGGGCGACCGTTTGCTGCGGCCATCCCAATGCAATTCGAATGGCACCTACGGCTATGGCCTCAACATCCAGGAAATCACGAAGATCGATAGTAATGAATATGCCGAAAGTGCGGTCAGGCTGGTAAGGCCCGATTTCATGTCCGGCATTGTCGGATGCCATCACATAGACATACTTGGCGATCGCTTTGTGATTGATTTGTGCAAGGCCAGATAGAGCCCGCGCGAATCAGTCCCTTACCTCTTCAAAAACGTCCTCTGATTCGGAATTATCAAACATTCTGGAGGCCTTTTGGATGCTTGTTTCCCGGCTATTTCGTCGATCATAAACCTTCTTCCTAGCTCATTAGTAATTATTGCTAGGGCCTTGAGGTACGTTGTTAATCACTATTAATTATTGACGGAAAACCAATATACTATACCTTATTTTCATAAACAGAATCATAAAAGAGAACTCAACAACAATACACTAGCGACAATACTTGTACATATTGCGTATGATTTGTCTTTGTATTGTATCAAGCTTTGAGTAGCACTTGGGGTATCAAGGGAAAACGCCGATCGTAGAGAAACAATCTCACGATCCGTAAGCAACGTGCTTTCGGAGAGCGTTAAGAAGAATTCGAAAGGGTGGTTCGGGGCCAATATCATGTCGTACATATCAGAACCGCTGATCGAACAGCGGGCAGAAAACACGCCGGTAAAAAGCCGCTTTCTCTATGAAACGGTAAAGAGAACGCTCGACATTGCTTTTGCAGTCGCCGCGCTCGTCTTCCTCTTTCCCGTTTTGGTTGGCATCATTGTTGCGCTGGCCATGCATGACGGCTTTCCGGTCATCTACAAGCAGCGCAGGATCGGATTGAACGGCAAGGAATTCACCTGTTACAAATTCCGTTCCATGGCAAAAGACGCGGATGCGCGCCTGGCAGCCCTGCTGTCGCAATCGCCAGAAATATTGCGCGAATGGACTGAAAGCCAAAAACTCAAAACAGATCCAAGAATACACAGACTTGGACGTTTTCTGCGCATTTCAAGTCTCGACGAGCTTCCTCAGTTCATCAACGTCATTCGCGGCGAAATGAGTATCGTTGGGCCGAGACCCATCGTGATGAATGAAATTTGCCGCTACGGCGATTCATATCGCTACTACAAGGCGATGAAGCCTGGAATAACTGGCCTGTGGCAGGTCAGCGGCAGGAGTAGCACAGGCTATGAAGCCAGGGTGCAACTCGACACGGACTATTTCAAGACGCGATCCATCTGGGTCGATTTGGGGATTATGATACGCACGGCTTGGGTCGTGTTTTTAGCGAAAGGTAGTTGCTGAAGCAAAGCACCTGCCTTCTCGAGATCGCACCACGACCAGAAATTGCCATTTCACCCAACTGCTATTGCCCGGGGTATTTATGCGTCACCGCCTGCAGACATTTTGCCCTTCGAAGACGGTGCACTCGCGCATCGTGAATGCGCTGTGGATCGAGAATGGTGGTACGCCCTGGAATATGCCGCCTGATTGGGAGCCCGACCGCGCCTGGGCGTCACAGCTCGATTTGAACCTCATACCCAATCTCGGCCCGATGTCCGTTGCAATTCTGGAGGAATGGCTCGCCGCTGGTGACGACGAAGATCCAGATGAAGAAGACCAGGAGCAGCCGGAGCAAGAGCCGTAGATCCGCGTGAGCCGTTACGTCAAAGAAGGCGCCAGACCACGGTCCAAAAAATCACGCAGACCAGCAAGGCTGCCCAACGGATCAGATATTTTTCCTCAATCATGTCGAACAAAGACTTCGACTGACGACCACCGGATGATTTCAAATTCTCGGATGAATTTTGCATCGATCTCTTGAGTTAGGACTCGTCGACCGAGAGCGCTGATCTAATCCTGAACTAAGCCTAAGGATGGCCGCGTCAAGGATTTAATCACCTCTCTCTCCCCTCAAGGCAGATTATATGCCATAAATATGAATAAATGGATAGCCTTTTGAGCCGGGTTATTCTGCCTCCCTCAAAATGTGTAGTCCGGTGTGCTGGAAATACTACACGGATCCGGACAGCGGCTGGGCCGGTTGCGCGGCCGGCGTGCGGACCGGGAACGGGTTTGCTTCCGGCCGTTCCTGCTCCACCAGGCGCGAGCGGTAGAGCGCAATAAATTCGTTACACCAGCTCTGCGGCGTGTTTGCCAATCGTGGCGAAAGCTCAAAGGCGCGCTGGCTCATTTGATGCACCGTCGTGTCATCATCGAGTTTGGCAAAAGCATCCGCGAGGCTTGATGCGTCGGGCTGCTGTGCTTCGATTCCACACCCGAGCTGATGCGCCTCATTCGCTACAAAGGCGGTCTTGAACGCAACGACGGGAATACCGCTTTGCAAGCTCTCATGGGCCACCAGACCGAACGGCTCGGGCAATCTGCTGGGCATGACGACAAAGCGCGCATCCTGCAAAAGCTTGTTGATTTCATCATGCGTCCGCCACCCCTCCCATTGGACATCGGGATAGCGCCGCAACAGTTCCGCGCGAAACGCCCCATCACCAATGACGCGCAATTTTCGGCCGACGCGATGGGCAGCTTCTGCAGCGATATCAACGCCTTTTTCAAATTCCAGGCGCCCAATAAAGAAAATATCGCTGTTGTTCTCAGCCATTATTCGCGCCTTGGCGAACGGTTTGACCGGATTCAATACTGTCTTGATCCTTTCCCGAGGAATTCCGCCACGTTCCAGCCAGGAATTCATCATCGGATGGATCGAGGCGATCGTGCAGTTGGAATTCGACAGATCGAGCAATTGCGTCCGCAGCCACGACCGCGCAAAACGCCAAAGCTTGTCGGCATAGCGGCGCTTGTCGCAACTTGAGGCAAGACATTGCCGACTCAACGGCGTCAGCTCGCAAACGGTATTCTTGTTGAAGTTTGCATAGCTGCCGTTCGGGCAAACCAGCGTGAAATCATGAGCCGATACGATCAGCCTGTCATGCACCGGCCGCAGGGCCGAGAAGATCGAGGGCGACAGGATCTGCGCCCACGCGTGCACATGGTAAATTGTGCCGGGCGTGTCATTCTCCTGCACATAGCGGCGGATCGCCTTGTGCGCTGCGATGTTATACGCACCGTTGATGATGCGCTTGTGAACCGGGAGTTTCAGCAGGGGCGCACTGCCAAGCCCGGCGGCCTCGATATCATCGCCATGCAGGGAAAAATCCGCACCGGAATCGCCGCTGAGAAAGGTGACGGGAATACCCGCCTCGTACAGTAGCCGTGCCGACAGGAGAGCCAGCGCAGCAGCGCCGCCGCTCGCAACTGCCTCGTCATTGATAATGACAACCCGTTCCAGCATCATGGCAGTCTCCGCTACTATAAGGTAGGACGCATCACGTTCGAATTGGCCTGTGGTTGTTTGGCTTTCATCGACAACACAAGGCCGTTTGTCTTGCCCCAGACTTCACCGACCGCGGGCGCGTTAGCCTCGATCTGATCGACCGTCGCCCGAACGGCACGTCGCTCGAATTCCTTGCGCACAAGGGCAACGATCTTCTTCTTGAAATTGTCCTTGCTGAACCGCAGTGAATGGGTGCGGATGGCCGTGGGCGAAAAACTGTCCGCCATGGCTTCGAAACGATTGACGCTTTCCGTGAGGCTATCGACGGTCTGCTCGGAAAACAATACGCCCGAGAGACCGTCGATAACGGTATCAACTGCGCCACCCCGCCCAAAAGCTATCACAGGTCTACCGCTTGCCATCACTTCAACTGGAACAATGCCGAAATCCTCTTCGCCCGGGAAGATCAACGCCTTGCACCGTGCCATATGGCTCTTCAGCGATGCAAAAGGTTGATGATCGAGGAAACGAATGGTTGGTCCGGCACGGTTCTTCAGTTTTTCCATTTCCTCGCCGGTGCCAATGACGACGAGGTTCTTGTTCATCGCGGTGAAGGCATCGACCGCAAGATCGACGCGCTTGTATCCGACGAGTTGTCCGGCACAGAGATAGAAATCACCCGTGCTGTCGGATATGGCGAAATCATCCACCGAAACCGGCGGATGGATGACCACCGCGTCGCGCCGGTAATATTTCTGCACACGGTTGGCGATATGGCGGGAATTGGCCACAAAGCAATCGACCCGCGCGCTGGTCGATACATCCCACTGCCGTAACCACGAGGCGATCACCGGCATGAACAGCCTTTTCAGGAAGCCCGAGCTTGCATGATAGAAGAAATAGTGATCC of Phyllobacterium zundukense contains these proteins:
- a CDS encoding sugar transferase, with the protein product MLSESVKKNSKGWFGANIMSYISEPLIEQRAENTPVKSRFLYETVKRTLDIAFAVAALVFLFPVLVGIIVALAMHDGFPVIYKQRRIGLNGKEFTCYKFRSMAKDADARLAALLSQSPEILREWTESQKLKTDPRIHRLGRFLRISSLDELPQFINVIRGEMSIVGPRPIVMNEICRYGDSYRYYKAMKPGITGLWQVSGRSSTGYEARVQLDTDYFKTRSIWVDLGIMIRTAWVVFLAKGSC
- a CDS encoding glycosyltransferase family 4 protein; this encodes MMLERVVIINDEAVASGGAAALALLSARLLYEAGIPVTFLSGDSGADFSLHGDDIEAAGLGSAPLLKLPVHKRIINGAYNIAAHKAIRRYVQENDTPGTIYHVHAWAQILSPSIFSALRPVHDRLIVSAHDFTLVCPNGSYANFNKNTVCELTPLSRQCLASSCDKRRYADKLWRFARSWLRTQLLDLSNSNCTIASIHPMMNSWLERGGIPRERIKTVLNPVKPFAKARIMAENNSDIFFIGRLEFEKGVDIAAEAAHRVGRKLRVIGDGAFRAELLRRYPDVQWEGWRTHDEINKLLQDARFVVMPSRLPEPFGLVAHESLQSGIPVVAFKTAFVANEAHQLGCGIEAQQPDASSLADAFAKLDDDTTVHQMSQRAFELSPRLANTPQSWCNEFIALYRSRLVEQERPEANPFPVRTPAAQPAQPLSGSV
- a CDS encoding glycosyltransferase, with translation MKVAIVHYWLLSMRGGEKVLEALSEIYPEADIFTLVYNPDAISGRLKNHKITTSFLQKIPGSKKHYQMLLPLMPLALESMNLTEYDLIISSESGPAKGIIPKPDAVHVCYCHSPMRYIWDHYFFYHASSGFLKRLFMPVIASWLRQWDVSTSARVDCFVANSRHIANRVQKYYRRDAVVIHPPVSVDDFAISDSTGDFYLCAGQLVGYKRVDLAVDAFTAMNKNLVVIGTGEEMEKLKNRAGPTIRFLDHQPFASLKSHMARCKALIFPGEEDFGIVPVEVMASGRPVIAFGRGGAVDTVIDGLSGVLFSEQTVDSLTESVNRFEAMADSFSPTAIRTHSLRFSKDNFKKKIVALVRKEFERRAVRATVDQIEANAPAVGEVWGKTNGLVLSMKAKQPQANSNVMRPTL